One stretch of Athene noctua chromosome 27, bAthNoc1.hap1.1, whole genome shotgun sequence DNA includes these proteins:
- the SPPL2B gene encoding signal peptide peptidase-like 2B isoform X1, producing MAVQRARLRVWLLLHFLAQVYCEYGMVHVLSEKGSSKGKDYCILFNSQWAHLPHDLAKASLLQLQDQTASVLCSPSDVPDGGFNNQIPMVMRGNCTFYEKVRLAQINGARGLLIVSRERLVPPGGNRSQYEEIDIPVALLSYTDMLDIGKSFGSSVKGAMYAPNEPVLDYNMVIIFVMAVGTVAIGGYWAGSRDVKKRYMKHKRDDGAEKHDDETVDVTPVMICVFVVMCCSMLVLLYFFYDHLVYVIIGIFCLAASIGLYSCLSPFVRRVPLGKCRIPDNNLPYFHKRPQVRMLLLALFCISISIVWGIFRNEDQWAWVLQDALGIAFCLYMLKTIRLPTFKGCTLLLLVLFVYDVFFVFITPFLTKTGESIMVEVAAGPSDSATHEKLPMVLKVPRLNSSPLALCDRPFSLLGFGDILVPGLLVAYCHRFDIQVQSSRVYFVACTIAYGIGLLVTFVALALMQMGQPALLYLVPCTLLTSLAVALWRKELAVFWTGSGFAKDLPQPPVVIAPVNCSELPKDSSVPASQQDTEQMTNPTLHVKELHGPTSAAEELADTNTKMELSEISIAQSEEPAGQNKDDLESKCLNAEQNQLE from the exons gTGTACTGCGAGTATGGGATGGTTCATGTCCTTTCAGAAAAgggaagcagcaaaggaaaagacTACTGTATCCTCTTCAACTCTCAGTGGGCCCATTTGCCACATGATCTGGCTAAAGCT tcactctTGCAACTACAGGATCAGACAGCATCTGTTTTGTGTTCTCCTTCTGATGTACCCGATGGGGGATTTAATAATCAAATCCCCATGGTGATGCGAGGGAACTGCACCTTCTATGAGAAAGTGAGGCTTGCTCAGATAAATGGAGCTCGTGGGCTGCTGATTGTTAGCAGAGAGAGACTG GTTCCTCCTGGGGGTAACAGGAGTCAATATGAAGAGATTGATATTCCTGTGGCTCTGCTCAGCTATACTGATATGTTAGATATTGGCAAG AGTTTCGGCAGCTCAGTGAAAGGGGCAATGTACGCACCAAATGAACCTGTGCTAGACTATAACATGGTGATTATATTTGTCATGGCTGTTGGGACTGTTGCAATTGGAGGCTACTGGGCAGGAAGCAGAGATGTGAAAAA GCGGTACATGAAGCACAAACGTGATGATGGGGCAGAGAAACATGATGATGAAACAGTTGATGTGACTCCAGTAATGATCTGTGTGTTTGTAGTGATGTGCTGCTCAATGCTGGTCCTCCTTTATTTCTTCTATGACCACTTAG tctaTGTTATCATAGGAATATTCTGCCTGGCTGCCTCAATTGGTCTTTACAGTTGTCTGTCTCCCTTTGTAAGAAGAGTCCCCTTGGGAAAGTGTAG AATCCCAGACAACAACTTGCCTTATTTTCACAAGCGTCCGCAGGTCCGGATGTTGCTGTTGGCACTATTTTGTATCTCTATCAGCATAGTCTGGGGAATCTTCAGAAATGAAGATCA GTGGGCCTGGGTTCTGCAAGATGCTTTAGGAATCGCTTTCTGTCTTTACATGTTGAAAACAATTCGCCTGCCTACATTTAAG GGTTGTACCTTGCTCCTCCTGGTTCTTTTTGTGTATGATGTATTCTTTGTATTTATCACACCTTTTCTAACAAAG aCTGGGGAGAGTATAATGGTGGAGGTGGCTGCAGGCCCGTCTGATTCTGCCACTCATGAAAAG CTCCCAATGGTTCTGAAGGTTCCACGACTGAATTCCTCACCGTTGGCTCTGTGTGACAGGCCTTTTTCTCTCCTAGGATTTGGAGACATTTTAGTTCCAG gCTTACTGGTAGCTTATTGCCATAGATTTGATATTCAGGTGCAGTCATCCAGAGTCTATTTTGTAGCCTGCACAATAG cATATGGCATAGGCCTTCTTGTGACCTTTGTTGCCTTGGCATTGATGCAGATGGGCCAGCCTGCTCTCCTCTACTTGGTGCCCTGTACTCTCCTCACCAGCTTAGCTGTGGCTCTTTGGAGAAAGGAGCTTGCAGTGTTCTGGACGGGCAGCGGCTTTGCG AAAGACCTACCTCAGCCTCCCGTGGTGATAGCTCCTGTCAACTGCTCTGAGCTTCCCAAAGATAGCAGTGTACCAGCCTCTCAACAAGACACAGAGCAAATGACCAATCCTACCCTCCATGTGAAGGAGCTGCATGGCCCCACCtcagctgcagaggagctggctgaTACCAACACAAAGATGGAACTGTCAGAAATTTCTATTGCACAGAGTGAGGAACCAGCTGGTCAGAATAAGGACGACCTTGAAAGCAAATGCCTAAATGCAGAGCAAAACCAGCTGGAATAA
- the SPPL2B gene encoding signal peptide peptidase-like 2B isoform X2: MAVQRARLRVWLLLHFLAQVYCEYGMVHVLSEKGSSKGKDYCILFNSQWAHLPHDLAKASLLQLQDQTASVLCSPSDVPDGGFNNQIPMVMRGNCTFYEKVRLAQINGARGLLIVSRERLVPPGGNRSQYEEIDIPVALLSYTDMLDIGKSFGSSVKGAMYAPNEPVLDYNMVIIFVMAVGTVAIGGYWAGSRDVKKRYMKHKRDDGAEKHDDETVDVTPVMICVFVVMCCSMLVLLYFFYDHLVYVIIGIFCLAASIGLYSCLSPFVRRVPLGKCRIPDNNLPYFHKRPQVRMLLLALFCISISIVWGIFRNEDQWAWVLQDALGIAFCLYMLKTIRLPTFKGCTLLLLVLFVYDVFFVFITPFLTKTGESIMVEVAAGPSDSATHEKLPMVLKVPRLNSSPLALCDRPFSLLGFGDILVPGLLVAYCHRFDIQVQSSRVYFVACTIAYGIGLLVTFVALALMQMGQPALLYLVPCTLLTSLAVALWRKELAVFWTGSGFAVNTSLI, translated from the exons gTGTACTGCGAGTATGGGATGGTTCATGTCCTTTCAGAAAAgggaagcagcaaaggaaaagacTACTGTATCCTCTTCAACTCTCAGTGGGCCCATTTGCCACATGATCTGGCTAAAGCT tcactctTGCAACTACAGGATCAGACAGCATCTGTTTTGTGTTCTCCTTCTGATGTACCCGATGGGGGATTTAATAATCAAATCCCCATGGTGATGCGAGGGAACTGCACCTTCTATGAGAAAGTGAGGCTTGCTCAGATAAATGGAGCTCGTGGGCTGCTGATTGTTAGCAGAGAGAGACTG GTTCCTCCTGGGGGTAACAGGAGTCAATATGAAGAGATTGATATTCCTGTGGCTCTGCTCAGCTATACTGATATGTTAGATATTGGCAAG AGTTTCGGCAGCTCAGTGAAAGGGGCAATGTACGCACCAAATGAACCTGTGCTAGACTATAACATGGTGATTATATTTGTCATGGCTGTTGGGACTGTTGCAATTGGAGGCTACTGGGCAGGAAGCAGAGATGTGAAAAA GCGGTACATGAAGCACAAACGTGATGATGGGGCAGAGAAACATGATGATGAAACAGTTGATGTGACTCCAGTAATGATCTGTGTGTTTGTAGTGATGTGCTGCTCAATGCTGGTCCTCCTTTATTTCTTCTATGACCACTTAG tctaTGTTATCATAGGAATATTCTGCCTGGCTGCCTCAATTGGTCTTTACAGTTGTCTGTCTCCCTTTGTAAGAAGAGTCCCCTTGGGAAAGTGTAG AATCCCAGACAACAACTTGCCTTATTTTCACAAGCGTCCGCAGGTCCGGATGTTGCTGTTGGCACTATTTTGTATCTCTATCAGCATAGTCTGGGGAATCTTCAGAAATGAAGATCA GTGGGCCTGGGTTCTGCAAGATGCTTTAGGAATCGCTTTCTGTCTTTACATGTTGAAAACAATTCGCCTGCCTACATTTAAG GGTTGTACCTTGCTCCTCCTGGTTCTTTTTGTGTATGATGTATTCTTTGTATTTATCACACCTTTTCTAACAAAG aCTGGGGAGAGTATAATGGTGGAGGTGGCTGCAGGCCCGTCTGATTCTGCCACTCATGAAAAG CTCCCAATGGTTCTGAAGGTTCCACGACTGAATTCCTCACCGTTGGCTCTGTGTGACAGGCCTTTTTCTCTCCTAGGATTTGGAGACATTTTAGTTCCAG gCTTACTGGTAGCTTATTGCCATAGATTTGATATTCAGGTGCAGTCATCCAGAGTCTATTTTGTAGCCTGCACAATAG cATATGGCATAGGCCTTCTTGTGACCTTTGTTGCCTTGGCATTGATGCAGATGGGCCAGCCTGCTCTCCTCTACTTGGTGCCCTGTACTCTCCTCACCAGCTTAGCTGTGGCTCTTTGGAGAAAGGAGCTTGCAGTGTTCTGGACGGGCAGCGGCTTTGCGGTGAATACCAGTTTGATATGA